CCATCCCATCCACATATGCCACCCCTTCATCTGATCTCAGCCTCTCCATTTGTCCATTCACACTTATACTGGATGTTAAAAGGGTAGAATACTTAAGCCCCAATTAGTGAACAGTCACTGTGTTGCATCCCCCAAGCCCTCCTGGCCACCTCAAACCCCTTCCTTGGCACAATCTGGCCACAATCGAGCTGTACAGTACCAGGACCATGATAGGCATTATGACTATCACCCCACCTGCTGCCCTATCACCCATGCCCACTTGCCTGCCCACTCACCGGCAGAGTTCTGTGTAGATGGGCAGCACTTCAGGGTGGCAGACAAAGGCAAAAGCCATAATGGGCACTGTGTAGAACATCTGGGGGAATGGTCCAAGTACAAGAGATTAGAGTATAAGGGCTCCatcttctcctccccacccccccagctcCACCATTGCCTTCCACATCAGACGCATGGAAGCCCCTGATGTCCAATACCTGGCTCCACTCTGAGCAGAGTGCAGTGTGGGACAAAACCAGAGGACCTGCGTACAGTGCAAGGCATAGACATATGCCAGCACACCAACCTGTGAGTCAGCTGTGAACATCTGGGCCTCACAGCTTGTGTTGAGCCCATGGATGGGAAGGCTTGGGGAGCTCTTGCTCTCCACTGCTGTTCCATTGTGGCCTACAGTGCAGCCAAGCTGGAACTTCTTATAGAtgacctggaggagggagggtagGGAAGTGAGGTCATGGGGAAGGCTATGTCCCAATGCCCCAAACCTTTTCTGTACTTTTGTATGTCCTTCTCCCTCAGACTCACCGAAATGAGGAAAAACAGCATACAGGTCAGAGAGAGACCACTGGTATACCCCAGGTAGCCTGCAAGGGGCAATATACAGAGTCTCAGAAATCAAGGGAACCCCCCCAAGCAAATATCAACCCCCTAGTCTGACCTTAAATTCAAGGCCCCTTCACCCCAATTTTGCCACACTTTGCACAAACTTCCACCTGGACCAGCCCCCCAACACTTGACAAACTCCTATTCATCTGTTAAAACCCACATGAAACAAGCTCTCCCCTGGTATTCCACAGCCCTTGAAAATTGAGATTCTTTGAATCTGGCTCCCCTTCTCTAACTCCATCATCCAAATGACCAAGGCAGGAAGCCTCTTACCCAAGTGTCTCATGAGGGCCAGTGGCAGGATGATTAAAACACTGACAATGATGATAAGGAGGTTTCCCTTCAAGAACCAGTCCCTAAGGAGACAGGCAAACATAATGACTAACTGCCTACCAAAGAAAACTGTCAAGCAGACACTCATAGAAGACAGCCAGACAGGTTTCTGCACACAGTCAGGAGAGATGAGCTGACCCCTACAGGTGGTTACAGGGACAAATGGCACAACAGGAATGACAGAAACAGCCAGACAGATTATCAGACTATCAGCCACACACTGTCAGAGGGATATAGCTGGGAACACACACATAGCTGGACAAACTGTGTCATCAGACCTCAAGTGGACATACAGTCAGATGGGCAAACAACAGCCCACAACAGCCAGATTCACAGTGTCCAACACAAGGTGCCAGACACAGAGTGAATCATGACCCTGGTATGTCTAACAGGTAGAACAACAGTCTGATGATCTCTTGATGATCTGCAGACTCGACAAAAAGTCAGAAACACATATGTGTGATTGTTTGAACAACTCAAGGTTTGTTGAGCACTTGAAAGTAGTTGAGCCGATTTGGCCAGAATCAAAGATGGAAACTGAGACAGAATTAGCCAGCTGCCCATGCTGTTGGAACCAAGCTCAAAGAAAGAGAGGGATCTGTACAGATATTGGAGGGAGGTGTCCAGGCAGGATAGTCTGTTAATACAGAATTGGCTGAACAATTGTTCATTTCCTCAAAGAATTTTATTAAATAGTGCTTAATATGTTCTGGGCATTCACATATTCTCTTCCTACTAGACACACAGTTACAAACCAACAAAGCACCACTGGTCATATATGCAGTGGGAGCTAATTATAATAATGAGACACATCTAGTCACATAGACTGTTAGCTACCTGAATGGCTTCAGGATCAAACCAAAGATCTAAGAGGATACCCAGAATCAGCTATCATAAACAAACAACTGAAAAGATTCAGCCATCAGACAGATGCAGAATTAAACACACAATTGgctggatatatactcagaacAGGCAAACATACATGGTTGGAACCATAATACAGAAAACATATATAGTCACAGTTGAGGCTCACACACAAACAGCCAGAAAGAATTTGCCAGAACAATGGTAACCACGTTAAACACAGAGAGTTAAACACAAATCATTTATAcattggagtaggaaacagcaacccactccagtattctcgcctggaaaattccacaaacagaagagcctgaataagctacagtccacgaggtcacagagtccaacacgactgagtgactgagcaggcacatgtATACATAGCTGGTGCCATGGTACACTGCACAAACACGTGCACGTACTCTGCTGGAGTCAGTGACCATACACTTATACCTAGACAGATTCAGCCAGGCCTAATGGACCCAGAATCGAACAGAATGCACCGGCCAGAGAAAGTCGGAGTAAGCAAATGTCAAACACACATGGCTGGAGTCACAGCACACAGGACACAGCTGTAGTCAGCTAGCATACAGATGGCCAGAgaatctgccagtgcaagagTCACAGAATCAAACCCATGGACAGGATTTAAGTCTACTGGATAGGCGTAGCCACAGGGTCAACATGAGAGTACACTGGACACATGGAGTCAGCCAGAACAGTCACAAAAATCAACATGTGGTGTTACTGGACTCCACTAGCCAGAGCAATCACACATACTGCTAGCATCACAGTACACAGGAATCGCAGTCTGCCCAAACTGGCCTGCCCAACAGCCTCAAAAATAGAAGACCTGGGAGTCAGCCGGACATAGAGTTGAAGCTAGCAGCCAGACCCCACAGGCAGAATCAGTGGCCTGTGGGTCAGAGCCAAGGGGTGTTGCACACTCACCCCTCAGGGTCCATGTCCAGGAAAGTGGCGATAACCAGGGGAAGTTCGGATTTGATGATGAACAGGTAACTGGACATGGCTGGTGCAGGTGGGGGCAGGTGTAAGCAGAAGCATTCCCctcatctccctcccaccccagcctgggGAAGCCCACCTCAGCCCACCCTCTTCCCCCAAGCTGACCCCCACCTCTCAGAGTGCTCACCCCCAACATTGTGCAGACAGATGACCGCCGCCACCACTACTTTCCCCGCAGGCCCCAGCGCCCTCTGTCCCAGCTGTTCATAGGCTCGGatgcctggaggggaggggaccaGAAAGGGACAGGTTGTGGGTCCAGGAGGCCAGGCCAGGGGTGGGAGAACCTCCCAGGGCCAGAGCCTGGGAGCTAGGGAGCTGGGGCTTGGGCTGATTGGGTCTCATTGCTCGGAGCTGAAGGTGAGGGTTAGGCAGTTAGGATTGGGCTTGGGATTGGAGTCTGGCAGGTAGGATCTGTGGCCAGGGAGAAGGTTGGGGGCCAGATGTAGGTAGTGGGGGTCCTGGGGGTCCTACCATGGCTTCACTCCACTGAAGCCATGGTAGGAATGAAGTCTGAGATCTGGGGCTGTGGCAGcttgggagctgggggagggtaGTCTTGGGTTGTGGGGCTGGCTTCCTTGCTAAGTAAGCTGGAGACTGAGGGTGGAGTGGAGTGGTCTGGGAGTAGGGAGGGTCTGAGCAACAGGCTTTGATGGTCAGACTGAGGGCTGAGGATTGGGGCTTGGGAATCTGGGAGCCCAGATAAAGTATGAGACCCAGGGTACAGTCTGGGGTCTGGAGCCCAGAGACTTGAGTGTGGTGTCTGGGGTTCTGGATCCAAGTTCTGAGGGGCCGGTCTTGGGTCTGGAGGCCAAGGTCTAGGTGAGCTCTGGGTCTCACCTACAACACCAGCACAGGTCAGCAGGAGATGGATGGAGTACGAAGACAGAAGAGCgatgcacagcaacaaagcccTATGGCAGATGGCACTGCTCGGACTTGGCCTCCAGGCCTCCCGGCTGGCCCCACAacacccagcccccaccccagactgCCTAGGACTCACAGGAAGAGGAGGATCCCCGTGTGGGCCATGGCATAGGCCAGCCCCAGGATGCCGCTGCCCATGATGGCGTTGCTGAGGTTGAACACTGACATTCCAAACGATGTCTTCCCCTCGAACTGCTGGTAAGGGGCAAGGCCCAGGGAACATGGGGAGGGGACCAGGTAAGGAGACTAGGGACGGAGACCAGTGCTGGGGCCTTGGGAAAGGCTAGGGAAGAAgtgatgggggcagggagaaaCCCAGGAAGGGCcatcagaaggaaaataatttgaatatggGAAGAAGCTGGGAAAGGGAGAGCAAGGAAGGGAGATTCTAGAGGGGAGCAGCTGGAAGTAGAGAGGAACAGGGGAGTGTGGGGCAGAGACCAGAGGCAAAACAGCAGAAGGGAAGAGCCGGGGAAGAAGGAGCAGTAGGGGAGAGGCTGAGCTGGGCAAGATACAACTGGGATGGGTCCTGTGGGGTCACTCACATCCATGAACTGGGCCGGTTTCCTCCCAGGAGGACTATGGCTGGGCAGGAAGCCCTCATGCTCCTGCCTGCAGGTAGAATAGGCAGAGAAATTAAGGAGGTGATGAGAAGGTAATTCGGACCTCTGACCTTGACCCATTGGGCCCCCGACTCACTCCACAGCATTCCCAGGGAGGGCTCCGTTCATCTTTGGATCCTGCAGTTCCATCCTGTGGGCAGAGAAATGGGGTGGGGTGGTCAGTTATGGAGCAGGGTGGCTTACAAAGTGGGGCGACCTAGATGAAGGGGACTGAGGCTCTGATGGCAATGGACAGatacagaaacagaaacacagatgagGCGAGGGGAACAGGGACAGAGGGAtgagagagacaggaaggaaaGTGGAGAGGATTGGAGACAAGAGGGAGAGGccgagggagaaagagaagggagagagacagaagggAATCAGAGAGGGAGAGACGCCAACAGTTTACTCATTGAGACAcggaaaaaaaagaaggcaacTAGAGATAAAGGGGTAGGGACAGAGACAGAATGAGAGATACTGACCCCTCAGCAGACGAGATGGCCATCTGGAGTGGGGACAGCCTCTCCTCTCAGACCCCAGACTCACTCTCTCTTACTCTCGGTTTCTCTCCTTCCCCGGTCCCCTGAgcacctcccccttccctccaccctcaCCGTGTGGTTAGGCCTCTCACTCCTTACAGGGACACGTGTCGACCCGACTGCCCCACCCCTCCTAACGCCCCCTACCCCCCTCCTCCCCGCCTGGGCCGCCAGCCTGAGCAAGAGCTGATGCAACCTGTTGAAggggctggggatggggtggggggcaggctcGGCGACCCCAGCCCCGCCGGGGACAGGACACGGCAAATTGCTCTCTGCCACAACTCTGAATATCCTCGATAGAGGCCAAAGGCAATTCTCCAAACTGAACCCCTTTCCAGGGATAGAAGTGACCCCGGGATTCCCATTTAATTCCCCTCCTAGGGACTACAGAGGTATTCTCCAGGACCTTTGTCAAGTCTTATATACCCCTATTTTAGTAGAAGTCACTTTAGAGACACTTCCAGGCTTGAGATTGTTTCTGGACTTGCGGTGTCTCAGGAACCTCGCCTGAGCCCTAATTTCCCCTCATGAGGAGAAGAGGTCCCTCAGACAGTCATCAAAAGCCCACTCCCAGTGCCTGATGTACTTCCTGGGGTGGGGTGTCTCTGCAATCCCCATGCAAGCTTGGAGTCCCCCTTTTCTGGACAGAGTGTCTCTAAAGAAACCCCCAGCCCTGAACTCACTTCCTGGGAATGCCGTATCTCAGAAAACCCCATTCAAGGTCCCCATCATCACTAAAACTGCCTCCAGGAAACCCCCTACCCAAGCCCTGAATCCCCTCCGTGGGTCAGGGAAGGCTCTCAAGGAGCCCCATCGTCAAGTGTGAGCACCATTTCAAGACTCCCACCCACTCCTGGATTCATTTCCTGGGATCTGGGTACCAAAAGGACCCCCCTCCCATTTAATTCCTCACTAGGACTAAAAAAATCTTCAGGGAACCCCTGAGCCCCCTCCCGGGACCCCTGTTCGTGCCTTGGCATCTCAGGAGCCCCCTCGATGGCCAGCaccccctcctcacctccctgcTCCTCTCAGCTCTTGAAGCGGCAACTCAGAACTGGGGCTCTGGGACCCCGCCACCGGGCGGCAGGGCTCCCACTCAGCCAGACCCTGCCTTCGCCTGCCCTCTGACCAATCAACACCTCGGGTTTTGTCGGTGGCTAATCAGCACTGCCAGTGCTCCATCTGCCCCgcggtttgttgtttttttttttttccctgtagagttttaagtttaattcagtTTCCCTCTTCTTGTTCTGGGTGGGGGAAAGAGAGGGGTTGCCTCCCTTCATCTGAACCCTCGTTGAAGTAAACAGAGGTTTCCCGGGCAGGCAGTGGAGATGGACTGAAAGATCAAAGGAACAGACCTACATctagagagaggaaaagacagaCAGAGGGAACTGACTCAGGTCAGACACACGGCAGAATGGAATGGATGgcaggaggagagacagagataggAAGAGAAATGATCTCAAATAGAGACgagcaggcagaagaaacagcacAAGGACAGAAAACAGGAAGGGATAGAAAGACACGGGGAGTGTGAGGGAGTGATAGGCAGCTGGGCAGAAAGGGGAGAAAGACTCAGAAACGGTGGGCAGGGAGAGGCGCATGCAAGCTCCTGGACAAATGCAGATGGACAGGTGGACACagccagacacatccacaaacaTAGATTAGGAACAGACACACTGGCCCAAAGGGACAGAGCAAGTGGCTGAGGCTGAGAGACACAGATGGGGGCAGGTGGCAACAGGCAGAGAAAGTCAGATTCAGGCAGAAGAACAGACAGATGTGAGGACAGCAGTGGGACAGGTGCAGGGAGAGACACAGCCAGGCCACCATAGGCTGACCTCAGACAGACAGCCCAATGGAGAAAGGACCCTAGATCTTGGGGGGGGTCCCCAGAGGGAGGCAAGGAGGGAATTTGTAGTTGGGTGGAGAGTGTGGATACACGCTGTCTGTAAATTGGGCACGCCCTGAATTCCTGGACCCCAGCCTAGGCGTTGGGTGGAGCCTGTCCATGCCCTAACTGAGGAGCCccactgtctgtctgtctctcttaaATAGGGGTCTGTGTGTTGACTCCATTCGGGCATGTGACAAGCATGTCTGTTTCAGGCGAAGCATGTGTCTCCTGCAGGAAGTCAGGAGCGTATACATGGGGTCCGGGCCCCACTTGACTGGGCTGCTTGAGGCCCAGGTGGACAAGAAGCCTCTGTCCTGGCCCCTCCACCCACCTGCCCGCCCCCCACAGGGAGCACAGAATTCCCGGAAAGGCCAGGGGCTGGCTAGGGCTTCAAAGCTAGCCTGGAGGCTTCCACCCCACTGGCAGTGGGAGGAGGGTGAGGGATGGGGCGTTTCCTTCCCCTTAGCAGGAGAGGGACTCTCGAACACTCAGGGATCACAGCCCCATCCAGGGGCTTAGAGATGGAGGCAGACTCACCACCACCCACAGAGGTACACAAACTCCTGTGTAGACTCACAGCCACATACAGAGAATACAGGCTGACTGATTCGAACACACACAGACTGCACATGGAGAGCCAAGGCGATGGGACAGCTGTGCAGAGGGACTTAGTCTTATAAGTATCGTCATCCACAGCCTCAGTGCTGCACACGGAGATAACAGACAGATACAGGAATAGGCTCTCACTGCTTTACTGCTACTGCAGACTCACAGATATCATCGTCACCCACAGACTCGTGGCCACTTGAAAGAGAACCAATGGGCAAatcacacacagactcacagccACACACAGAGCCAGAGCACACAGACAAATACAATTCCACACAACCAACAACATTATACACAGTCCCAGCATCTCCCACACACATGATTGCAGGTTCAGACAACCCTGGAGGCCAACATTCAGGTTCAGCCTCTATAGTGATACTTCTGTGCATGTGAACTTGTGTATGAACTGTGACCACATACAGCTGTGGTCACAGAGAGAGGTACGCACAGCCAGACACGATTGTAGAGACAGAGAAGCCGTAGTCACAGATACATGCACAACTGCACTCAGGAAAACAGGTGGACACAGCTGTGTATACACAACTATTTACACAAATTAAGTCAGGGAAGATGTGCACGGAGAACACACATATAGGCACACAAACGGAAGAAACAGGGATGCAGAAAGTACATTTACTATCATTACaaaaaggaaatccagaaaatacACCTAAAACTTtttgaagaagaaacaaaggagCATTTGCTTGCACCAAAGGAAATACCCTTAGGACacacaatccagtattcttgcctggagaatcctcatggacagaggagcctgacgagctacagtccatggggttgcaaagagttggacacgactgattgactaagcacacataggGCATACACATCTACAGCCACTCACAAGTAGAGACACAAACATGGTGATAGAGAAGAAAGACACACAGAcatcagagacagacacacagagaagagacAGACTTCTCACCCATGAGCATtacaaaggagacacagaagcactcagagaacacacacacagccccataGAGATGACTGCACAAGCAGACGGGACCAACAGTTAGTTGCCAAAAAGGAAATACAAGTTGGATAGGCAACCGTGGACACAAGACACAACCAGGCAAGTAACATACTAAGACACATGTGGAGCTCACATACATGTGTTTGTGGCTGGGACCATGTATAGGCAGCTGAGATACCCTCAGGTattcacacacatgcatgcgtgcatgtgcacacacacactactccCGTCTGTCCGGGCCTACTGTGTCTCTAGTCTCCTCTTCTCCCCAAGAGCCATTACACACCTGTGCCCCAGGCCAGCCAGGGAAAGAGACACCTGTCAGCTGAGACCTTGGCCCAAATGACTAGGGGGCGGGGGGATGGGGACTGGCTAGGGCGGTGTCTAGATTTCGAGAAAAGTTTGAAGTATCCCATCCAAAGAACTGGTGAAACTAGGACAAAAAACAGATGCCCTCACCCATTACCACCCAGCAGCAGCTTCCTACTCTGATCATTGTCCTCCCCTTCCAGGGCCACCCAGGCCTTTAAACATTGCCCAGCACAGGGCCACCCGGGTACATGTCAGGAGGTCGATAAATGTTTCTTATCAAGTGtcatatcatcatcattattattttcatttctgcctAGTGAACTCTTCTAGGGGAGGAGCAAGCCCTCATCCAGCTCTACACCCCATCGCTCAGCTAAGTTTCAGGGCACTGCAAATAGCAGGTGTTCTACATATGCTGGTAGGaggaaaaacaaagggaaagtgaaatctGGCTGCAGAAGCAGGCTGCTTTAGAAGGAACAGATGTCTTTATGCTTTACTGAGGCCTCGAGGCTGTGCCAGGGATAAGAACGCGGTATTCGTTCATCAAATTAGGGCCCTTTCTAGGGGTCATTTAAGGCTTTCGTTGGTTCAGTAAAGCAGACCCTCATGTGACATTTGGGATTGCTATCGAATCTATTAAAAGTTGGTTTAAGTTCTTGTCAGTTCTTCTAAGCAGAACCCCGGCTTTTCATTAAATCACTACACAGCAGCCTTCAGGGGAGGGAACCATGGAGCAAAGCAGTTAATAGCTTGAGTTTTCACAGCTCTGCCACTTAGGAGCTGAGTGGCCAGGAGCAAGTCTCAAAATCTCACTGTCAAGCTTCCCacggggctgctgctgctgctgctaagtcacttcagtcgtgtccgactctgtgcgaccccaaggacagcagcccaccaggctccaccgtccctgggattctccaggcaagaacactggagtgggttgccatttccttctccaatgcatgaaagtgaaaagtgaaagtgaagccgctcagtcgtgtccgactctaagcgaccccatggactgtggcctaccaggctcctcctatgggattttccaggcaagagtactggagtgggttgccattgccttctcacggGGCTAAGTACTGCCTAACTCAGGGCCATGGGGAACACTGAAGGAATTAGTACAGGTAAAGCACTAAGAACAATGCTTGACATAGAGTAATTGCTCAATAACATCTTTGTGAAAGGAATTAATGAACTCTTCTCATCCAGTGAAAGCAGTCCCCCACTGAGCTGGATTTAGGATTCTAATCTCTCCTTTCAGGCAGGCTATCCATGGACAACTTTTCTGTCCCTCAAAGCAGCCCCTGGACAGCAAGACTTCTTGAGTCAGTGTCTGGTCCGCTGAGCCtggacacccccccccccccgccccgcgtTTCCCTCACGTGGTAAGATGCCCTCCGGCACAGGGCTAGCCTGGCAGCTCCCCTCTCTGACCTTTCTGGAGGCTGAGGGGAGGACAACTTTACACTCAGTGGGGTGCTGGGTGGGAGTTGCAGGCGGACACCTCACTCCGGGAAGAGCCTGGAGAGTTCAGAGCTTGGCTCCTgtcccccaatccccccagcccTGCTGGAGGAAGCAAGTTTCTTTGCAAAAAGTTAAACATCCTCTTTGTGAGAGGCAAGAAAACAGGACGTGGGAAGCGTCCCACAGGGTGAACCTGGGCCCCCAATGCCTGGCACCTCCTCCTCTCTGTTGAGCAGCGCCTGGTGGCTTGAACCCTTGCTTTCTCACACATGCTAACCTCTGAAGGGGGGCCATGTTCCCACTGCCCCCCACAATGCCCTTGAACTCCAGTGACAAACTCTGGCTTCCTCCCTGGCTCTCCAGGGTCTGTGTCTGGCTGTCTACACCTCCTCCCAGGGCCCCACATAAACGCAGAGCACACCACTAGGGAAAAAGTGAAGGAACAAAGCAATAAAAGGGTGAATTCAACAAACATCTATTGAATACCAACTGTGTGCCGAGCCCTATTCTAGGCGCCAGGGAGGcaacagtaaacaaaacaaaagaaatcccTGCCTAGCAATGCTCACATTTCTAAGGAATGATGAATTGGTTGTTCAGTTCTTTGGATACTCTCCAAGCTCATTCccacctcagggtctttgcacttggcgttccctctgcctggaatgctcttcctccAAATATTCATTCCggctcagctcaaatgtcacctcctctgaaAGCCTTAGATGACCACACTAAAATAGCAATTCAACCCCTGTTACTCTCCATTCCTTTCATCCTTTATTATTCTTCATAGCTTTTATCACCACCTAACATAACattagatccaaccagtccattctgaaggagatcagccctgggatttctttggaaggaatgatgctaaagctgaaactccagtactttggccacctcatgcgaagagttgactcattggaaaagaccctgatgctgggagggattgggggcaggaggagaaggggacgacagaggatgagatggctggatggcatcactgactcgatggacgtgagtctgagtgaactccgggagttggtgatggacagggaggcctggcgtgcttcgattcatggggtcgcgaagagtcggacactactgagcgactgaactgaactgaacataacattatttatttatacttaagTGCAGTTACTTTAGTAAGTAGATAAATACagcagatttatatatatatatatatatatatatatctcagcatataaatttatataagatgatatatatattgtacatatactatacaaaatgcaaaaatatattctatatttcCATATAAtggcatatgtatatttattgtattgtttactaatatataatttatataccagtAAAAATTAGACATCACTACATATTTCTATGTCACCATATACATAGTAAATGGCATGTGTTTACATCtctattatattcatatatacatatcctccttttcctcatctgtaaacggGGGAAACAGCCATTATTAAACatgaaattatataaacttaCAACTAAATTAAATTCTGAAAGGTGATACTCAAAAGTCATCACTTATTTTACTACATTTCATTATTTCTATGCTCCTGAGAGATCATTTATCCCTGTTTTATTTGTACAATGGAGATAATAGACATGGTGCACTACTGCACCTCTTCCAGATTCCGTGTTCCGTGACTACACCTTGGTAAGCTGAAATCTGACAAGATAATAGTATGTAAACCATGGAAACTGGCAAATGTTAGAAAGCAGAGCTTCCTTTCCCTCTCCATCTAAATAAATGCTTGTTAACCATTTACCAGAATATCACTGAAAGCACTCagagagtgcctggcacatggtaaacgCTATAATGTTTCCATTACTATATTTGCTTGTGCACTGAGTCCAGACGCAGTCTTTTTTTTCTAGGTCCGAGTTAAAAGTGTTTGAAGAACACAGAATTACAAAGAATTAGTGTGCTGAACTGCACCTATTTAATCTTCCCAGTAACTCTAGGTGGagtctgtattatttattatccCCTTTCTACAGACAGAGAAACCGAAGTTCTGAGAAGGTAACAATCAGAATGAGCTATCAATTAGCGGAAGTGAGATTTGAAATCGCAGACCAGTAGCTTTCGCGCGCCCGCGCACTTAACTAACGCACTCTCCTTCCTCTCAAGTTCACCACCCCAAAGGTAACTGCACTTCACGGTACGCGAAAAATAAGTAGGTGCCAGCGTGCTCGTAGTATCTTGGGAAATGTAGTTCACAGGCTCAAGACATACAGTTGTCCAAGAAGGGAGGAGTGGAGA
The nucleotide sequence above comes from Bos javanicus breed banteng chromosome X, ARS-OSU_banteng_1.0, whole genome shotgun sequence. Encoded proteins:
- the SLC38A5 gene encoding sodium-coupled neutral amino acid transporter 5 isoform X5 — its product is MAISSAEGMELQDPKMNGALPGNAVEQEHEGFLPSHSPPGRKPAQFMDQFEGKTSFGMSVFNLSNAIMGSGILGLAYAMAHTGILLFLALLLCIALLSSYSIHLLLTCAGVVGIRAYEQLGQRALGPAGKVVVAAVICLHNVGAMSSYLFIIKSELPLVIATFLDMDPEGDWFLKGNLLIIIVSVLIILPLALMRHLGYLGYTSGLSLTCMLFFLISVIYKKFQLGCTVGHNGTAVESKSSPSLPIHGLNTSCEAQMFTADSQMFYTVPIMAFAFVCHPEVLPIYTELCRPSKRRMQAVANVSIGAMFCMYGLTATFGYLTFYRSTSAPSLIFILPSIFYLRIVPSEVEPLYSWPKIQALCFGVLGVLFMAISLGFMFANWATGQSHVSGH
- the SLC38A5 gene encoding sodium-coupled neutral amino acid transporter 5 isoform X2, coding for MAISSAEGMELQDPKMNGALPGNAVEQEHEGFLPSHSPPGRKPAQFMDFEGKTSFGMSVFNLSNAIMGSGILGLAYAMAHTGILLFLALLLCIALLSSYSIHLLLTCAGVVGIRAYEQLGQRALGPAGKVVVAAVICLHNVGAMSSYLFIIKSELPLVIATFLDMDPEGDWFLKGNLLIIIVSVLIILPLALMRHLGYLGYTSGLSLTCMLFFLISVIYKKFQLGCTVGHNGTAVESKSSPSLPIHGLNTSCEAQMFTADSQMFYTVPIMAFAFVCHPEVLPIYTELCRPSKRRMQAVANVSIGAMFCMYGLTATFGYLTFYSSVEAEMLHMYSQHDLLILCVRLAVLLAVTLTVPVVLFPIRRALQQLLFPSKAFSWPRHVAIALILLVLVNVLVICVPTIRDIFGVIGSTSAPSLIFILPSIFYLRIVPSEVEPLYSWPKIQALCFGVLGVLFMAISLGFMFANWATGQSHVSGH
- the SLC38A5 gene encoding sodium-coupled neutral amino acid transporter 5 isoform X1, giving the protein MAISSAEGMELQDPKMNGALPGNAVEQEHEGFLPSHSPPGRKPAQFMDQFEGKTSFGMSVFNLSNAIMGSGILGLAYAMAHTGILLFLALLLCIALLSSYSIHLLLTCAGVVGIRAYEQLGQRALGPAGKVVVAAVICLHNVGAMSSYLFIIKSELPLVIATFLDMDPEGDWFLKGNLLIIIVSVLIILPLALMRHLGYLGYTSGLSLTCMLFFLISVIYKKFQLGCTVGHNGTAVESKSSPSLPIHGLNTSCEAQMFTADSQMFYTVPIMAFAFVCHPEVLPIYTELCRPSKRRMQAVANVSIGAMFCMYGLTATFGYLTFYSSVEAEMLHMYSQHDLLILCVRLAVLLAVTLTVPVVLFPIRRALQQLLFPSKAFSWPRHVAIALILLVLVNVLVICVPTIRDIFGVIGSTSAPSLIFILPSIFYLRIVPSEVEPLYSWPKIQALCFGVLGVLFMAISLGFMFANWATGQSHVSGH
- the SLC38A5 gene encoding sodium-coupled neutral amino acid transporter 5 isoform X3; this translates as MELQDPKMNGALPGNAVEQEHEGFLPSHSPPGRKPAQFMDQFEGKTSFGMSVFNLSNAIMGSGILGLAYAMAHTGILLFLALLLCIALLSSYSIHLLLTCAGVVGIRAYEQLGQRALGPAGKVVVAAVICLHNVGAMSSYLFIIKSELPLVIATFLDMDPEGDWFLKGNLLIIIVSVLIILPLALMRHLGYLGYTSGLSLTCMLFFLISVIYKKFQLGCTVGHNGTAVESKSSPSLPIHGLNTSCEAQMFTADSQMFYTVPIMAFAFVCHPEVLPIYTELCRPSKRRMQAVANVSIGAMFCMYGLTATFGYLTFYSSVEAEMLHMYSQHDLLILCVRLAVLLAVTLTVPVVLFPIRRALQQLLFPSKAFSWPRHVAIALILLVLVNVLVICVPTIRDIFGVIGSTSAPSLIFILPSIFYLRIVPSEVEPLYSWPKIQALCFGVLGVLFMAISLGFMFANWATGQSHVSGH
- the SLC38A5 gene encoding sodium-coupled neutral amino acid transporter 5 isoform X4; protein product: MELQDPKMNGALPGNAVEQEHEGFLPSHSPPGRKPAQFMDFEGKTSFGMSVFNLSNAIMGSGILGLAYAMAHTGILLFLALLLCIALLSSYSIHLLLTCAGVVGIRAYEQLGQRALGPAGKVVVAAVICLHNVGAMSSYLFIIKSELPLVIATFLDMDPEGDWFLKGNLLIIIVSVLIILPLALMRHLGYLGYTSGLSLTCMLFFLISVIYKKFQLGCTVGHNGTAVESKSSPSLPIHGLNTSCEAQMFTADSQMFYTVPIMAFAFVCHPEVLPIYTELCRPSKRRMQAVANVSIGAMFCMYGLTATFGYLTFYSSVEAEMLHMYSQHDLLILCVRLAVLLAVTLTVPVVLFPIRRALQQLLFPSKAFSWPRHVAIALILLVLVNVLVICVPTIRDIFGVIGSTSAPSLIFILPSIFYLRIVPSEVEPLYSWPKIQALCFGVLGVLFMAISLGFMFANWATGQSHVSGH